The following coding sequences are from one Arthrobacter crystallopoietes window:
- a CDS encoding lipase maturation factor family protein, whose amino-acid sequence MNWLDAEGFEVARQVLQRGIAAVYVIAFLSAVAQFRALLGEHGLLPVPRYLARSAARGLTLFSWRYSDKLLLAVAWTGAAVAATLVAGLPQLGPPWLPMLAFLLLWGLYMSIVNVGQTFYGFGWETLLLEAGFLAAFLGSNEIAPPVTVLWLFLWLTFRLEFGAGMIKIRGDRVWRNLTALYYHHETQPMPNPASRYFHHLPKPLHKAEVIGNHFAQLVVPFFLFFPQPVGSIAAVIIIITQLWLVVSGNFAWLNWLTILAAAAALSDDALAAVLPGSPELTPDYEPTPIWFAVVVLAMTALMVYLSYWPARNLVSKRQLMNTSFNRWHLANAYGAFGSITRERYEIIVEGTADGVSWQEYEFRGKPGDPGRMPRQFAPYHLRLDWLMWFLALGAPGESWFIPFLRRLLAADRATLKLLRIDPFDGEPPRQVRALVYHYRYSTRQEKKATGLWWIRRPVGMFVAPMKKARSD is encoded by the coding sequence ATGAACTGGTTGGACGCCGAGGGTTTCGAGGTCGCGCGGCAGGTGCTGCAGCGCGGGATCGCCGCCGTCTACGTGATTGCGTTCCTTTCCGCCGTCGCGCAGTTCCGGGCCCTGCTCGGGGAGCATGGGCTGTTGCCCGTGCCGCGGTATCTGGCCCGCTCCGCCGCCCGCGGGCTGACGCTGTTCAGCTGGCGTTATTCAGACAAGCTGCTGCTCGCGGTCGCGTGGACCGGCGCCGCCGTGGCCGCAACCCTGGTGGCCGGGTTGCCGCAGCTGGGGCCGCCGTGGCTGCCGATGCTTGCTTTCCTGCTGCTCTGGGGCCTCTACATGTCCATCGTGAACGTTGGGCAGACGTTCTACGGCTTCGGCTGGGAGACGCTCCTGCTCGAAGCCGGCTTCCTCGCCGCCTTCCTGGGCTCCAACGAGATTGCCCCGCCGGTTACGGTGCTCTGGCTCTTCCTCTGGCTCACGTTCCGGCTGGAATTCGGGGCCGGCATGATCAAGATCCGCGGGGACCGGGTCTGGCGGAACCTGACCGCCCTGTACTACCACCACGAGACGCAGCCGATGCCCAACCCCGCCAGCCGGTACTTCCATCATTTGCCCAAGCCGCTGCACAAGGCCGAAGTCATCGGGAACCATTTCGCCCAGCTGGTGGTGCCGTTCTTCCTGTTCTTCCCGCAGCCCGTGGGCAGCATTGCCGCGGTCATCATTATCATCACGCAGCTGTGGCTGGTGGTTTCGGGCAACTTCGCGTGGCTGAACTGGCTGACCATCCTGGCCGCCGCCGCTGCCCTCAGCGACGATGCCCTCGCCGCGGTGCTGCCCGGCAGTCCGGAACTGACGCCGGACTACGAGCCCACGCCGATCTGGTTCGCCGTCGTTGTCCTGGCCATGACCGCCCTGATGGTCTATCTGAGCTACTGGCCGGCGCGCAACCTGGTCTCGAAGCGGCAGCTGATGAACACCAGCTTCAACCGCTGGCATCTGGCCAATGCCTACGGCGCCTTCGGCAGCATCACCCGCGAGCGCTACGAAATCATCGTCGAGGGAACGGCGGACGGCGTCAGCTGGCAGGAATACGAGTTCAGGGGCAAGCCCGGGGACCCGGGACGCATGCCGCGGCAGTTCGCGCCCTACCATCTGAGGCTGGACTGGCTGATGTGGTTCCTGGCCCTCGGCGCACCGGGCGAGAGCTGGTTCATCCCGTTCCTGCGGCGCCTGCTGGCTGCGGACCGGGCGACCCTGAAACTGCTGAGGATCGATCCGTTCGACGGCGAACCGCCCCGGCAGGTCCGGGCTCTGGTCTACCACTACCGCTACTCCACCCGGCAGGAAAAGAAGGCCACCGGGCTGTGGTGGATCCGGCGGCCGGTCGGCATGTTCGTGGCACCGATGAAGAAGGCCCGATCGGACTAA
- a CDS encoding threonine/serine ThrE exporter family protein, whose product MLRKLVQGEAPPTAPMSIVERLAGSPYANPMIQAAGVDTSARLTLDFALDLAETMFRYGAGALEVETSIIAVTAAFGLREIDVDITNQSVLINYAKADTVPLTLMRVVRSWTNNYAGLSLVHQLVTDIVNGGVGRTEAKERLQEIAARPKPFAKWMAIGAGGVFAGSIVAFLGGGIFASLVAMLSTVLMGLLGRKLGKWRVPDFFVTAIGSCLATAVALLFWQLQVPLSPSLVIAGGILYLLPTGRLVSATQDAINGFPVTAAGRFLSAFLTFAAIASGVAVGLVGGELVGVSLPEVFVNGEGEYPYVVRALLLMIATMAICITEQTKLSMLVPTALVGLVALLLYDLVLMAGIGERIGPALAAVVIGFLGRIVGLRMGSPQLVVAVPAILFLLPGLSVFRGTYDLTVNVDDPFVGVLNLFGALTVILAISGGTVLGDNLAQPFTRDMGSNEGRRRNRRR is encoded by the coding sequence ATGCTGCGCAAACTGGTGCAGGGCGAGGCGCCGCCCACGGCCCCGATGAGCATTGTTGAACGGCTCGCGGGGAGCCCGTATGCCAACCCCATGATCCAGGCCGCCGGTGTGGACACCTCCGCCCGGCTCACCCTTGATTTTGCGCTGGATCTGGCCGAGACCATGTTCCGCTACGGCGCCGGCGCCCTGGAAGTGGAAACGAGCATCATTGCCGTGACCGCGGCCTTTGGGCTGCGCGAGATCGACGTCGACATCACCAACCAGTCCGTGCTGATCAACTATGCCAAGGCGGATACAGTCCCGCTGACCCTGATGCGCGTGGTGCGGTCCTGGACGAACAACTACGCCGGTTTGTCCCTGGTACACCAGCTGGTCACGGACATCGTCAACGGTGGTGTGGGGCGGACCGAGGCCAAGGAGCGGCTGCAGGAGATCGCCGCACGGCCCAAGCCGTTTGCCAAGTGGATGGCCATCGGCGCCGGCGGCGTTTTCGCCGGTTCCATCGTGGCGTTCCTCGGCGGCGGGATCTTCGCGTCGCTGGTGGCCATGCTGTCAACCGTGCTGATGGGTCTGCTGGGCCGCAAGCTGGGCAAATGGCGGGTTCCGGACTTCTTTGTCACCGCGATCGGATCCTGCCTAGCCACGGCGGTTGCCCTGCTGTTCTGGCAGCTGCAGGTTCCGTTGAGCCCGTCGCTGGTGATCGCGGGCGGGATACTTTACCTCCTGCCGACAGGCCGACTGGTCTCTGCGACCCAGGATGCGATCAACGGCTTCCCCGTCACGGCGGCCGGCCGTTTCCTCTCTGCCTTCCTCACCTTTGCCGCCATCGCCTCCGGTGTGGCCGTGGGCCTGGTGGGCGGCGAACTGGTGGGCGTCAGCCTGCCCGAGGTCTTCGTGAACGGGGAGGGCGAATACCCCTATGTGGTGCGGGCGCTGCTGCTCATGATCGCCACCATGGCCATCTGCATCACCGAGCAAACCAAGCTCAGCATGCTGGTGCCGACGGCCTTGGTCGGTCTCGTGGCACTGCTGCTCTACGACCTTGTCCTCATGGCCGGAATCGGGGAGCGGATAGGTCCGGCGCTGGCCGCCGTCGTTATTGGTTTCCTGGGCCGCATTGTCGGCTTGCGGATGGGCTCACCGCAGCTGGTTGTGGCGGTGCCCGCGATCCTGTTCCTGCTGCCCGGGCTGTCCGTCTTCCGCGGCACCTACGACCTGACGGTCAACGTGGACGACCCCTTCGTGGGCGTGCTCAACCTCTTCGGTGCGCTGACGGTGATCCTGGCGATCTCGGGCGGCACGGTCCTCGGCGACAATTTGGCTCAGCCCTTCACCCGGGACATGGGCTCAAACGAAGGCCGCCGCAGGAACCGCCGCCGCTAA
- a CDS encoding uracil-DNA glycosylase has translation MTDDDGALFQLPATGSAVATREPFPFSAPAALDEVMHPEWAEVLAPVTQTVHELAAYLEQRRAAGGEILPAPANILRAFQRPLSAVKVLVIGQDPYPTPGHSIGLCFAVEGHVRPLPRSLANIYKELDSDLGIPPAPHGDLTAWADQGVLLLNRVLTVEAGKTGAHRRKGWEELTELAVKSLVARGGPLVVVLWGRDAQNLTPLLDAVPRIESAHPSPLSASRGFFGSRPFSRINELLRAQGADPVDWRLPQ, from the coding sequence ATGACTGACGACGACGGCGCACTGTTCCAGCTTCCGGCCACGGGGTCAGCGGTGGCCACCCGGGAACCTTTTCCGTTCTCTGCCCCGGCCGCACTGGATGAAGTCATGCATCCCGAGTGGGCCGAAGTCCTGGCGCCGGTGACGCAAACGGTGCATGAGCTGGCTGCCTACCTTGAACAGCGGCGCGCCGCCGGCGGTGAAATCCTGCCGGCGCCCGCCAACATTCTGCGGGCCTTCCAGCGGCCGCTCTCGGCCGTCAAAGTCCTTGTGATCGGGCAGGATCCTTACCCTACGCCCGGGCATTCGATCGGCCTGTGTTTCGCGGTGGAAGGCCATGTTCGGCCGCTGCCGCGCAGCCTGGCCAACATTTACAAGGAGCTGGACTCGGACCTGGGCATTCCCCCGGCACCGCACGGGGATCTGACTGCCTGGGCTGATCAGGGGGTGCTGCTGCTCAACCGGGTCCTCACGGTGGAGGCTGGCAAGACCGGGGCGCACCGTCGCAAGGGGTGGGAAGAGCTGACCGAGCTGGCGGTCAAGTCGCTCGTGGCGCGGGGCGGTCCGCTGGTGGTGGTCCTGTGGGGCAGGGATGCCCAGAACCTGACACCCTTGCTGGACGCCGTGCCGCGGATCGAATCCGCGCACCCCAGTCCGTTGTCCGCCTCACGCGGCTTCTTTGGTTCCCGCCCCTTCAGCCGGATCAACGAACTGCTCCGGGCGCAGGGCGCGGATCCGGTGGACTGGCGGTTGCCACAGTAA
- a CDS encoding LytR C-terminal domain-containing protein encodes MTKYSRDEFDQVPETSDRHGVHRAHMAAAKSSGLGLIILATVLALAVGVLSFFVLPLLGAGGASTELQATAAPSAKSASPHAAEGTAEPTDDASEPTVDAAGEATETAEAPTADATTEAAEEPAEEPADEAAEAAAAVNKADPVLIFNSVGVTGLGGAVSQTVTSDGWAVGVVDNWQGTPMANSVIFYNPGQGANAQALGELLGITDLRETAQSAVSEYVTVVLGPGFQQNS; translated from the coding sequence ATGACCAAGTATTCCCGGGACGAGTTTGACCAGGTGCCCGAAACTTCAGACCGCCACGGCGTCCACCGGGCCCACATGGCCGCGGCGAAATCCAGCGGACTCGGCCTGATCATCCTGGCTACCGTACTGGCGCTCGCCGTCGGCGTCCTGTCCTTCTTCGTCCTGCCGCTGCTCGGAGCGGGCGGCGCAAGCACGGAACTCCAAGCCACCGCGGCGCCCTCGGCCAAGTCGGCATCCCCGCATGCCGCTGAGGGAACGGCCGAACCCACGGATGACGCCAGTGAACCAACTGTGGACGCAGCGGGAGAGGCCACGGAGACTGCCGAGGCGCCCACTGCGGACGCCACCACCGAGGCCGCCGAGGAACCGGCCGAGGAGCCCGCGGATGAGGCCGCCGAGGCTGCGGCGGCCGTGAATAAAGCCGATCCGGTGCTGATCTTCAACAGCGTCGGCGTCACCGGGCTCGGCGGCGCGGTCTCGCAGACGGTCACGTCAGACGGCTGGGCCGTCGGGGTCGTGGACAACTGGCAGGGCACGCCCATGGCCAACTCCGTGATCTTCTACAACCCCGGCCAGGGCGCCAACGCGCAGGCGCTGGGCGAACTCCTGGGCATCACGGACCTGCGCGAGACCGCGCAGAGTGCGGTCTCCGAATATGTCACCGTGGTGCTGGGCCCCGGATTCCAGCAAAACAGCTGA
- a CDS encoding methyltransferase family protein, with protein sequence MRDAAQAEQRRAVLGTAAFAVAPVVAAGVVPWLLTRWQARTPLPGGLPARAAGAVLTAGGAAVVIESFMRFAREGLGTPAPIAPTKYLVVTGPFRYVRNPIYVALLAMILGEALVLGRPKLLAYCAVMAVPVGLFVRLYEEPALERQFGDEYRRYKRNVPGWLPRLTPWRAEGRSGIES encoded by the coding sequence ATGAGGGATGCGGCGCAGGCAGAACAGAGACGGGCCGTCCTCGGAACAGCGGCCTTCGCGGTGGCTCCGGTGGTGGCCGCCGGTGTTGTGCCCTGGCTGCTCACCCGCTGGCAGGCCCGGACCCCGCTGCCGGGTGGGTTGCCGGCCAGAGCCGCCGGTGCGGTGCTCACCGCCGGGGGTGCCGCCGTCGTTATTGAATCTTTCATGCGGTTCGCGCGGGAGGGCCTGGGCACGCCCGCACCGATCGCGCCGACGAAATACCTGGTGGTCACCGGGCCGTTTCGCTACGTGCGCAACCCGATTTACGTGGCGCTGCTGGCGATGATCCTCGGCGAGGCGCTGGTGCTGGGCCGGCCAAAGCTTCTCGCTTACTGCGCTGTCATGGCCGTTCCCGTGGGGCTTTTCGTCAGGCTGTACGAGGAACCGGCCTTGGAGCGGCAGTTCGGTGATGAATACCGCCGCTATAAGCGCAACGTACCAGGTTGGCTCCCGCGGCTGACGCCGTGGCGTGCCGAGGGAAGAAGCGGCATCGAAAGCTAG
- a CDS encoding DUF3263 domain-containing protein, giving the protein MAGSVDASAFSLDAELDSSSPLSERDQKMLALERQWWKYAGAKEQAIRELFDMSATHYYQILNGLIDTEEALAHDPMLVKRLRRLRTSRQRARTARRLGTDA; this is encoded by the coding sequence TTGGCTGGTTCCGTCGATGCCAGTGCGTTTTCCCTTGACGCCGAGCTGGATTCATCGAGCCCGCTGAGCGAACGCGACCAGAAAATGCTGGCGCTGGAACGGCAGTGGTGGAAGTATGCGGGTGCCAAGGAACAGGCCATCCGCGAGCTCTTCGATATGTCCGCCACGCACTACTATCAGATCCTCAACGGCCTGATCGACACCGAAGAGGCGCTGGCCCACGATCCGATGCTGGTCAAGCGGTTGCGCAGGCTGCGGACGTCCCGTCAGCGCGCACGCACTGCCCGCCGGCTGGGCACGGACGCCTAG
- a CDS encoding cold-shock protein, with product MAQGTVKWFNAEKGYGFITVDENEADVFVHWSAIQMDGYRSLEEGQRVEFEIGEGQRGPQAEEVKLAS from the coding sequence ATGGCGCAGGGAACCGTCAAATGGTTCAACGCGGAAAAAGGCTACGGCTTTATCACCGTCGATGAAAACGAAGCTGACGTATTTGTGCATTGGTCCGCCATCCAGATGGACGGTTACCGTTCCCTTGAGGAGGGCCAGCGCGTTGAGTTCGAAATCGGGGAAGGGCAAAGGGGGCCGCAGGCTGAGGAAGTGAAGCTCGCTTCCTGA
- a CDS encoding siderophore-interacting protein — translation MSAQPGARPARPRKPQTNLQVLRTERLSEHMVRVFAGGEGFGKFAAKDATDQYVKIFFLDPELDVELPVDVAELKETLPADKLPVTRTYTVRNVDHTAGEIAIDFVVHGDEGLAGPWALKAQTGDWVMFTGPGGAYSPNPDADWYLLAGDDSALPAIGAAIEALPAHAIGHALIEVDSEADIQELHAPAGLQFHWLFREGQVPGTTTLLRDAVATLAWPAGDVDAFVHGERGAIKSLRDVLFKERGLHRKQVSISGYWAYGRAEDAFQAEKRTEVGQIFPENYPAT, via the coding sequence ATGTCTGCCCAGCCCGGAGCCCGCCCCGCCCGTCCACGAAAGCCCCAGACGAACCTTCAGGTGCTGCGGACCGAACGCCTCTCCGAACACATGGTCCGGGTTTTCGCCGGAGGCGAGGGCTTCGGGAAGTTCGCGGCCAAGGACGCCACGGACCAGTACGTGAAGATCTTCTTCCTCGACCCGGAACTGGATGTTGAGCTCCCGGTGGACGTCGCAGAGTTGAAGGAGACCCTGCCAGCGGACAAGCTGCCGGTCACCCGCACCTACACGGTCCGCAACGTGGACCATACCGCCGGCGAAATCGCCATTGACTTTGTCGTGCATGGCGACGAGGGACTGGCGGGACCGTGGGCGCTCAAGGCCCAGACCGGGGACTGGGTCATGTTCACCGGTCCGGGCGGAGCCTACTCTCCCAACCCCGACGCCGACTGGTACCTCCTGGCCGGAGACGATTCCGCGCTGCCGGCCATCGGCGCGGCCATCGAAGCGTTGCCGGCACACGCCATCGGACATGCCCTGATCGAGGTGGATTCCGAAGCGGACATCCAGGAGCTCCATGCTCCCGCCGGCCTCCAGTTCCACTGGCTCTTCCGCGAGGGCCAGGTCCCGGGCACCACCACGCTGCTGCGGGATGCGGTGGCGACGCTGGCTTGGCCTGCCGGTGACGTGGATGCGTTTGTCCACGGCGAGCGCGGTGCCATCAAATCGCTGCGCGACGTGCTGTTCAAGGAGCGCGGGCTGCACCGCAAGCAGGTTTCCATCTCCGGCTACTGGGCCTACGGCCGGGCCGAGGACGCGTTCCAGGCGGAAAAGCGGACCGAGGTCGGGCAGATCTTTCCGGAGAACTACCCGGCCACCTAG